ATGCAATGCCCGAAGTGGTAGAGGACCAGATAATTGACCTGATTGGATGCGACCGTGAAGATATAATCCGAGCCAGCGGCAAAACCGGCGAGGGAGTGCAAGAAATACTCGACCATATTATTGCCAAGGTACCACATCCGCAAGGCGACCCCAATGCACCCTTACAGGCTTTAATCTTTGATTCGGTGTTTAACTCGTTTCGCGGAATTATAGCTTATTTTAAAATACAAAATGGCCAGATACGCAAAAAGGACCTGGTAAAGTTTGTTGCTACCGGCAAAAAATACGACGCTGATGAAGTGGGCGTATTAAAACTGAGCATGCAGCCGCGCGACGTGTTGGGTCCCGGCGATGTTGGCTATATTATTTCAGGAATTAAAACTGCCAAAGAAGTTAAAGTTGGCGACACTATAACCCATGTTGAAAAACCTTGCGATAAGGCAATTGAAGGTTTCGAGGAAGTTAAGCCAATGGTTTTTGCAGGTGTTTACCCAATTGATGCCGATGATTACGAAGATTTACGTGCAGCAATGGACAAACTGCAGCTAAACGATGCTTCGTTAACCTTTGAGCCGGAATCATCTGCGGCTCTTGGATTCGGATTCAGGTGTGGATTTTTAGGGTTGTTGCACATGGAGATCATTCAGGAAAGACTCGAACGGGAATTCGACATGAATGTGATTACAACAGTACCTAACGTTTCGTACAAAGCACAACTTACCGATGGTAGTGAAATAACGGTTTACAATCCTTCGGGAATGCCGGCATCAACCACTGTTGAAGAAATACAGGAACCGTACATTCGGGCCAACATTATTACAGCATCGGAATTTATTGGGCCGGTAATGACCTTGTGCCTCGACAAACGTGGTGAGCTGATAAGCCAGAACTACCTTACCGCCGAACGCGCCGAGCTTGTATTTAATCTGCCGCTTGGTGAAATAGTTTTTGACTTTTACGACAAACTAAAAAGTATCTCAAAAGGTTACGCATCTTTTGACTACCATATGAGTGGCTACAAACCAGCCAAACTGGTGCGACTTGATATTTTATTAAATGGCGAAATGGTTGATGCCCTGTCAACCTTAATACACTTTGATAATGCCTATCCGTTTGGACGTCGTATGTGCGAAAAACTAAAAGAACTTATTCCGAGACAACAATTCGACATAGCCATTCAGGCAGCCATTGGCGCTAAAATTATTGCTCGCGAAACGGTTAAGGCTGTACGAAAAGATGTAACTGCAAAATGTTATGGAGGCGATATAACCCGAAAACGTAAACTCCTTGAAAAACAGAAAAAAGGAAAGAAAAGAATGAAACAGGTTGGAAATGTTGAGGTTCCGCAAAAAGCTTTCCTTGCAGTATTAAAACTCGACTAACAAAAACTCATCATAAAAAATGCCCGAATGAAGATTCATTCGGGCATTTTTTTTCGTTTTAGTATAAGGCATGGTATTAAACAATCAATTTATATCCTTTTCCATGCACATTAATTATTTCAACAGAAGGCTCATCTTTTAAGTGTTTACGCAGTTTGGTAATGTATACATCCATGCTTCGTGCATTAAAATAGTTATCATCAATCCAAATTGATTTTAAGGCATAGTTTCGTTCCAATACTTTATTTGCATTCTGGCAAAGCAACTTTAAAAGGTCCGATTCTTTTGTGGTTAGTTTTACGGCATCATCGCCTTCGCTAAGTGTTTGCTTTCGAGTATCAAAAGTATATTTCCCCAGGGTAAATACCTGCTGAGCACTGGTTTGTCCTTCCTGCGAGGTACGACGCAAAATTGCCTCAATGCGCATAATCAGTTCTTCCATGCTAAAGGGCTTGGTTATGTAATCATCGGCCCCCAGCTTAAAGCCCTCCAAAACATCATCTTTCATGTTTTTTGCCGTTAGAAAGATAATGGGGATATCGGCATTTATTATACGAATATCTTTGGCAAGGGTAAAACCGTCTTTTTTTGGCATCATTACATCCAACACACAGATATCAAAATGCTCTTTCATAAAACCTTTATATGCAGCTTCGCCATCGGGATAGAGTTCGGCATCAAATCCTTTAGCTACTAAATATTCTTTTAACAACAATCCTAAATTCTCGTCGTCTTCGGCTAATAATAATTTTGTTTTTTGTTCCATGGTTAATTACTTATTTGTGGGAAATAAATTTTAAACTTTGTTCCTTTATTTAATGCACTTTCAACTTTAATTGTACCGTTATGCAGGTCTACAATTTTTTTTACATAACTTAAACCCAGTCCAAATCCCTTAACGTCGTGTACATTACCTGTTGGCACCCGGTAAAACCGATCAAAAATCTGCGCCTGATGTTCTTTAGCAATTCCAATGCCATTATCCTGCACAGAAATAAGCAGCTGGCCTTTTCGGTTTTCAGTTTTCACCCAAATTTCCGGTTTTTCCGAGCTGTACTTCATTGCATTGTCAAGCAAGTTAAAAATTACATTTGTAATATGCACCTCATCTCCTTTAATAAGTGCGTTTTCTGCTAAAATTTCGGTATGAAGTGCTCCATTTTTGTTGTTAACACGCAGCTCAAAATTACCGGTAACGGTGCGTACCATATTGTTTGCGTCAAATTCGCGCAATTTTAATTTTAAGCGACCTTCGTTAAACACAGCCATTTGCAACACTTTTTCAACCTGAAAGCTCAATCGTTTACTTTCCTGGTTGATAACCCGCGAAACATGTTCGATAGTTGATGGTGTATTAGCAATACTGCCATCTTGTAACATCTGACTGGCCAGGGAGATAGTTGAAATCGGGGTTTTTAACTCGTGTGTCATGTTATTAATAAAGTCGTTTTTAATATTCGACAACTTTTTTTGACGCATAATTACCATCAAAGCGTAGGCAAAAATTGCCACCAACAATCCGGTTAAAATTATGGTGGGGATAATTGTTAGCCCGGTTTGCTTAAATAAATATCCTTTTTGATGTGGAAAATAAACATTCAGGTAATTGGGTTTGGCGCCACCGTAATCATTCTGAAACAATAGCTGACTAAATTCTTTTGTATTTTTCCCGACATGATAGTCTTTTTCGCCAACCAGAATATCTTCGCGCCCTAATGTTGCATTTGTAACTGCGTATTTATAGTCCAGTCTTATATCGGCCTGGTTCATTGCCAAAGTTAAAAGGTCTGCCAAACGTGTGGTATCAACACGTTTTTCAATCGGTCTGTCTTCCAGGTACAAAATTTCAAAATTCTTCCAGTTAACATCACGCAACCATTGTTCCCTGCGGCGTTCATTTTCCTGTCGGCTTATCAATAATTGCTCAATGGTTAAAAAGCCGGTACCACCATTTACCGTATCTTGTTTTTGCATTTGATAGCGTTCTTCAAGCTGGCCGTACACTTTCTTTTGAGAGAACGAAAACTGAAAATTCAATAAGCTACCTTTATTTCCTCTCGGAAAAACACCATTGAATTCGTTAGCACCGCTTCCGGGAATTAGTCCTTCCCGAACATATTGTCGGGCAATATATTCCTCATCGGCCTCCAACTGCCGTGCAACCTGTACCAAAGCATTAATAACCTGCTTATTAAACTGCTCCTCCCTGATATCGGCTGCCGATTTTATCATCGACGCCTGCACCAATATCAACCCCGACAGCACAACAGCCATCAACACTATTAATGTTATTAACATTTTTCGACTCATGCGGCAAAGATAATTTTAAAGAAATGCTGATAATATGGCACTTAACATTATTTAACAGGATATAGTGATTTGTAAAATTAATTAACCAACCACAAGCCAGTACAGCCTTAATTTCGCATTATTTAAAACTTTTCAGTTAAAACTTTCTCTATTACTTCCGGGAAATGACGGTATTCGAGCTCGTGTACTTTTTGGGCAACCATTTCGGGGGTATCTTCAGGTGTAAGCTCGCATTTGGCTTGGAATATAATTTTACCTTCATCGTACTTCTGGTTTACGTAATGAATGGTAATACCGGAAAAAGCTTCTTTGTTTTCCACAACTGCCTGGTGTACATTCATTCCGTACATTCCCTTGCCGCCATAGCGGGGTAAAAGCGCCGGGTGAATATTGATTATTGTGAAGTTTTCAACGAGGTTTTCGGGTATTAACCATAAAAAACCGGCCAATACAATCAGGTCCACTTTACGATTTCTTAATGTTTGAACAATATCGTTTGTTTGATAGAACTGCTCTCGACCAAATATAAAGGTTTCCACACCGTTATTTTTTGCCCTTACCAAGGCATAGGCATCCGATTTGTTTGCCCATAGCGAATCGATGATAATTTTTTCATTACCAGAAAAATACTGAAATATGTTCTCGGCGTTGGTTCCCGAGCCTGAGGCGAATACTGCAATCCTCTTTTCTACCATTTTAACGTTTCTTTAGACTTTAAAACTTTTAAACAAATCGTTCAATTTTAGGCAATTAATCGTAATCTACGTGGTTACGTTAACATCTTTTTTAATTTTTTTCTTGGAGATTTAAACCGTAAATGTATTACTTTGCAGCGAATTATTTAAAACAAAATTTAGTATTAATTAAAATTAAGAATTATGTCTGACGTTGCAGCAAAAGTAAAAGCAATAATCGTTGATAAATTAGGTGTTGACGAAAGTGAAGTAACTACAGAAGCATCTTTCACTAATGACCTTGGTGCTGACTCACTTGACACAGTTGAATTAATCATGGAATTCGAGAAAGAATTTGATCTTGCTATTCCAGACGACGAGGCAGAAAAAATTTCTACAGTAGGTGAAGCAATCGCTCACATCGAAGCTGCTCTTTAATTTTTTTAGCATAAGAAGTTATATTATAGAATTCATTTATGGAATTGAAACGGGTAGTAATAACCGGTGTTGGAACCGTTAATCCTTTAGGGAATTCCGTTGAAGAGTATTGGGAGAATCTGAAAAACGGAGTAAGTGGAGCTGGGCCTATAACCCACTTTGATGCTTCGTTACACACCACAAAATTTGCTTGTGAGGTGAAAGATTTTGATCCTCTGAAATACATGGAGAAAAAGGAAATCCGCAAGTACGACCTGTACACGCAATACGCATTTGCTACAGCAGCGCAAGCTGTTGAAGACTGTGGAATTGACGTGGAAAAAGTTGACGGTGACCGGGTTGGTGTAATTTGGGGTGCAGGAATTGGAGGCTTACAAACTTTCCATGAGGAAGCAAGAGCTTACAAAGAGGAGCGTCCTCGTTTTTCTCCGTTTTTTATCCCTAAAATGATTGCAAATATTGCAGGTGGATTGGTTTCGATAAAGTACGGTTTTAGAGGTCCGAACTATACTACTGTTAGTGCTTGTGCTTCAGCATCGCATGCCATGATTGACGCTTTTAACACCATTCGAATGGGAAAAGCCGACATGATGCTTACCGGTGGTTCAGAAGCTGGCGTTAACGAAGCTGGTATTGCAGGATTTAACTCGATGCGTGCCATATCAACCCGCAATGATGATCCGAAAACTGCTTCACGCCCATTTGATAAAGACCGCGATGGTTTTGTTATGGGCGAAGGTTCTGCAGCATTTATATTCGAAGAATATGAACATGCTGTGGCGCGTGGAGCAAAAATTTATGCAGAAGTTGCAGGTGGTGGAATGTCGGCCGATGCCTACCACATGACAGCCCCTGACCCGGAAGGGAAAGGTGCTGGATTGGTAATGAAATGGGCATTGGAAGATGCAGGATTGAAACCTGAAGACGTTGACTACATTAACGTTCACGGTACATCAACTCCGCTTGGCGACATTGCAGAGCCGAAGGCGATAATCAAAACATTTGGTGAACATGCTTACGAGTTAAGCATCAGCTCAACCAAATCAATGACCGGTCACCTGTTGGGTGCTGCCGGAGCCGTTGAAGGCCTTGCCAGTGTTTTAGCCATTATGAATAACCTGGTTCCACCTACTATTAACCACACAACTCCAGACCCTGAAATTGACGAGAAGTTGGATTTCACATTCAACAAAGCCAAAGAAAGGGAGATTAATGTAGCTATTAGTAATACATTTGGTTTTGGTGGTCATAATGCAACAGTAGTTTTCAAAAAACTATAGGAAACTGTGGTTAGAAAAATAGTACAACGGGTAAAACTCTTTTCGTCTGATCGGAAAGAGTTTTACTTGTTTTTAAAAGAATTATTAGGTTTTTACCCTCAAAACCTGCGTTTGTACGATCTTGCCTTTATTCATAAGTCGGCCTCGATGGTTGACTCGCAAGGCAACTTTGTAAATAACGAACGTTTAGAATACCTTGGCGATGCCATTTTAGGCGCAATAATTGCTGATTTCTTATACAACCGTTTTCCGCAAGAAGACGAAGGCTTTTTAACCAAAACACGCTCAAAACTTGTAAATCGTGCTATTCTTACTCAGCTTACCCACGACATGGGCTTGCACGTTTTTATCGATTCGAATACCACAAAAAACATAGACAAAAGCCACATTTACGGCGATGCGCTGGAAGCCTTAATTGGGGCAATATACCTGGATAAAGACTATAAAACAGCAAAGTTTTTTGTTACCAAAAAGATCCTTCCTCAATTTGTCGATCTGAACGAAATAGAGCAAGAGGATTCAAATTTTAAAAGTCAGTTAATAGAATGGAGCCAGAAAAATAAACGCGACATTGAATTTGAAACCACCGAAGAGACCGACGAAAAACTGAAACAGCCTAAGTTTAAAGCCATTGTAAAAATTGATGAAGAAAAAGTAGGCGAAGGTATGGGAACCTCGAAAAAAGAAGCTCACCAGAATGCAGCACGCGAAACGTTAAAAAAGCTTGATGAGTTGTAAATCTTCTGATGAGTAAGCACCTAATCCGTAGTGTTTATTAAATTTGCCCGCAATTACCCAAAATGGAGAAACTATTAATTATAGCACTTGGATTTTTTGCCCAGGGATTATTTTTTATCCGGACCATTGCTCAATGGTTTAAATCGGAAAAAGAAGGAGAAGTAATTTCGCCGGTAATTTACTGGCAAATTAGCCTCGTTGCCAGCATTTTAATGCTTACCTACGGCATATTACGGCACGATTTTGCCATTGTTATCGGGCAATCGTTGGTGTATGGTATTTATATACGCAACCTGCAGCTTAAAAATGTTTGGCAAAAAATGCACGGGGTGTTAAAAGTGCTTGCATTGGCTATTCCGGTAGTCTATTGGGTTTGGCTGCTCAGCTCCGGAAATTTTGCCCATATTCTCCACAACAAAACCGTTTCGCTTTTTTGGATGATTTGGGGAACTACTGCGCAAATCGTATTTATTTCGCGTTTTTTTTACCAGTGGATTCACTCCGAAAATAAAAAGGAATCGGTGTTTCCCCTTGGGTTCTGGATAATAAGTACAGCCGGATCACTAATGATTTTTACCTATTCAATTGCCCGACTCGACCCGGTTTTATTTGCCGCCCACAGCCTGGGCCTTTTTACCTACATACGAAACATTTTTTTGCATTACGGGAAAGGCAGTTTGTTTGAAAGTTTAACGAAAATTCCGGTGCTGAATAAAGTTATTGGTAAAGTTTCGGATAAAATAAAATAGGCCGGCCTCACGAAAAAACCGACCCACTTTTTTGTTCCTTATTGTTTATTGTTTTCCGGTCGTTTTGACTTTATCAGCTCTCTTACTGCAGCGTAAATAATCATACAAAAAATAAATACAAACAACCCCCACACCGGCGCATAAAAACTTACAATTGCTCCTGTCATTACAATCTGAGGCGACACATCTGCTGCTGCTTTTATGGCCTCAAGTGCCTGAACAATTCCCACTAATTGCGACAAAAAGCCGGTGGCCAATGCTAATGATGCCGCTATTTTTATCAGTCCCACAAGTTTAAGGTCTACCTGCTTTTTTGAAAAAACCGCAATAATTTTCCAAACGGCAACAGCCATTGCCAGCAAGCCAAATAAAGTTATCCAGTGCATAAATGGGCCACCTATTTTGTAGGCTTGCACCAGGTAACCAAATCCTGTTTCAGTTCTGTCTAATTCAATCATTTTTCTTTGATTTAAAGTTACACATGCAAACTAAAGCTTCTCCATTTTTTTGCACGAATTTTATCGATAAACAACCCAAAAGCCATTTTTAACAACAGCAAACGGCTTGCGATGTGTTCTAGCGGCGAATTTGGTTATTCAACACTTGAATGGTGCTTTTTATCGATTGAATTTTATAGATACATAATTCATGCTTATTTTTTAATTTTATAAAACTATGGCAGCTCAACTGCAACATACTAT
Above is a genomic segment from uncultured Draconibacterium sp. containing:
- the rnc gene encoding ribonuclease III encodes the protein MVRKIVQRVKLFSSDRKEFYLFLKELLGFYPQNLRLYDLAFIHKSASMVDSQGNFVNNERLEYLGDAILGAIIADFLYNRFPQEDEGFLTKTRSKLVNRAILTQLTHDMGLHVFIDSNTTKNIDKSHIYGDALEALIGAIYLDKDYKTAKFFVTKKILPQFVDLNEIEQEDSNFKSQLIEWSQKNKRDIEFETTEETDEKLKQPKFKAIVKIDEEKVGEGMGTSKKEAHQNAARETLKKLDEL
- a CDS encoding response regulator transcription factor — protein: MEQKTKLLLAEDDENLGLLLKEYLVAKGFDAELYPDGEAAYKGFMKEHFDICVLDVMMPKKDGFTLAKDIRIINADIPIIFLTAKNMKDDVLEGFKLGADDYITKPFSMEELIMRIEAILRRTSQEGQTSAQQVFTLGKYTFDTRKQTLSEGDDAVKLTTKESDLLKLLCQNANKVLERNYALKSIWIDDNYFNARSMDVYITKLRKHLKDEPSVEIINVHGKGYKLIV
- a CDS encoding MotA/TolQ/ExbB proton channel family protein; translated protein: MIELDRTETGFGYLVQAYKIGGPFMHWITLFGLLAMAVAVWKIIAVFSKKQVDLKLVGLIKIAASLALATGFLSQLVGIVQALEAIKAAADVSPQIVMTGAIVSFYAPVWGLFVFIFCMIIYAAVRELIKSKRPENNKQ
- a CDS encoding HAMP domain-containing sensor histidine kinase, whose amino-acid sequence is MSRKMLITLIVLMAVVLSGLILVQASMIKSAADIREEQFNKQVINALVQVARQLEADEEYIARQYVREGLIPGSGANEFNGVFPRGNKGSLLNFQFSFSQKKVYGQLEERYQMQKQDTVNGGTGFLTIEQLLISRQENERRREQWLRDVNWKNFEILYLEDRPIEKRVDTTRLADLLTLAMNQADIRLDYKYAVTNATLGREDILVGEKDYHVGKNTKEFSQLLFQNDYGGAKPNYLNVYFPHQKGYLFKQTGLTIIPTIILTGLLVAIFAYALMVIMRQKKLSNIKNDFINNMTHELKTPISTISLASQMLQDGSIANTPSTIEHVSRVINQESKRLSFQVEKVLQMAVFNEGRLKLKLREFDANNMVRTVTGNFELRVNNKNGALHTEILAENALIKGDEVHITNVIFNLLDNAMKYSSEKPEIWVKTENRKGQLLISVQDNGIGIAKEHQAQIFDRFYRVPTGNVHDVKGFGLGLSYVKKIVDLHNGTIKVESALNKGTKFKIYFPQISN
- the lepA gene encoding translation elongation factor 4, with the protein product MENIRNFCIIAHIDHGKSTLADRLLEFTKTVSEREMHAQVLDSMDLEQERGITIKSHAIQMDYVHEGTAFKLNLIDTPGHVDFSYEVSRSIAACEGALLIIDATQGIQAQTISNLYLAIENDLEIIPVLNKMDLPNAMPEVVEDQIIDLIGCDREDIIRASGKTGEGVQEILDHIIAKVPHPQGDPNAPLQALIFDSVFNSFRGIIAYFKIQNGQIRKKDLVKFVATGKKYDADEVGVLKLSMQPRDVLGPGDVGYIISGIKTAKEVKVGDTITHVEKPCDKAIEGFEEVKPMVFAGVYPIDADDYEDLRAAMDKLQLNDASLTFEPESSAALGFGFRCGFLGLLHMEIIQERLEREFDMNVITTVPNVSYKAQLTDGSEITVYNPSGMPASTTVEEIQEPYIRANIITASEFIGPVMTLCLDKRGELISQNYLTAERAELVFNLPLGEIVFDFYDKLKSISKGYASFDYHMSGYKPAKLVRLDILLNGEMVDALSTLIHFDNAYPFGRRMCEKLKELIPRQQFDIAIQAAIGAKIIARETVKAVRKDVTAKCYGGDITRKRKLLEKQKKGKKRMKQVGNVEVPQKAFLAVLKLD
- the fabF gene encoding beta-ketoacyl-ACP synthase II, translating into MELKRVVITGVGTVNPLGNSVEEYWENLKNGVSGAGPITHFDASLHTTKFACEVKDFDPLKYMEKKEIRKYDLYTQYAFATAAQAVEDCGIDVEKVDGDRVGVIWGAGIGGLQTFHEEARAYKEERPRFSPFFIPKMIANIAGGLVSIKYGFRGPNYTTVSACASASHAMIDAFNTIRMGKADMMLTGGSEAGVNEAGIAGFNSMRAISTRNDDPKTASRPFDKDRDGFVMGEGSAAFIFEEYEHAVARGAKIYAEVAGGGMSADAYHMTAPDPEGKGAGLVMKWALEDAGLKPEDVDYINVHGTSTPLGDIAEPKAIIKTFGEHAYELSISSTKSMTGHLLGAAGAVEGLASVLAIMNNLVPPTINHTTPDPEIDEKLDFTFNKAKEREINVAISNTFGFGGHNATVVFKKL
- a CDS encoding phosphoribosylglycinamide formyltransferase translates to MVEKRIAVFASGSGTNAENIFQYFSGNEKIIIDSLWANKSDAYALVRAKNNGVETFIFGREQFYQTNDIVQTLRNRKVDLIVLAGFLWLIPENLVENFTIINIHPALLPRYGGKGMYGMNVHQAVVENKEAFSGITIHYVNQKYDEGKIIFQAKCELTPEDTPEMVAQKVHELEYRHFPEVIEKVLTEKF
- a CDS encoding acyl carrier protein, coding for MSDVAAKVKAIIVDKLGVDESEVTTEASFTNDLGADSLDTVELIMEFEKEFDLAIPDDEAEKISTVGEAIAHIEAAL
- a CDS encoding lipid-A-disaccharide synthase N-terminal domain-containing protein, whose amino-acid sequence is MEKLLIIALGFFAQGLFFIRTIAQWFKSEKEGEVISPVIYWQISLVASILMLTYGILRHDFAIVIGQSLVYGIYIRNLQLKNVWQKMHGVLKVLALAIPVVYWVWLLSSGNFAHILHNKTVSLFWMIWGTTAQIVFISRFFYQWIHSENKKESVFPLGFWIISTAGSLMIFTYSIARLDPVLFAAHSLGLFTYIRNIFLHYGKGSLFESLTKIPVLNKVIGKVSDKIK